A window of Agelaius phoeniceus isolate bAgePho1 chromosome 9, bAgePho1.hap1, whole genome shotgun sequence genomic DNA:
CCAAAGGCGTCGTGGCGGCAGCAGCGACGGCCCCCGCGCAGGCTCCAGAGACCACATGGGAGCCCGGGTTGTACTGTCTGTGGGGGTTGAGCTGCTCTTGCAGGAACTCATAGGTCATGAAGTGAATGGCTTGGAAGGGGATGTTCATGGTGAGCTGGGTGGTGTAGCTGCGGTAGAAAGCCCCGGCCCCTTCGTTGCGCCACACAGCCCGCACACAGTCCATCACGTGCTGGTAAGGCGAGTTGTACATCTGCATCCTCTGCTTCACCACTTGGGACAGGCAGCGGCAACCAGCACCCGGGCACggagggggagaggagagagaagggTAAACACAAAGCCAGGCTTCCTCCAACTGCTTGGAGTTTGGTGACACTGGCCTAAGAGCTGAAGAGAGACAACTCGAACCACCGGTGCCCACGGGTCTCCAGACAGGACACCAGCTGTTTAAATCTGCTGAGGCATCGCTGCCACACAGACATCACCACTCACATGCCACAGCCTCAGGGAATATCCTGATATCCCATTGCTTACAGTCCAGATCCACCCTTGCTCCTGAGCAACCAGTGTTTCCCCATCCACTGCTGCAGAGCTATCAGTCAGTCAGAAGAACCCCCTGGCATCCAGTCTCTTATTTCCCAGAGAACTCTTCATCTGGATAAGactgtccccaccctgccacCCCCACTGCAGCCCAGAATAACCACAGCTCATTGCAGAGCCCACTAGCCAGGAACTGTTAGCAGCCACTGCCAAAATGCAGCCACTGTGGGCAAGGTTCAGAGCTAAACCCCCCTAAACCATCCAAGAGTGGGACAGGGAAGTCCAGAGCACAGCCTGCCACTGTTCTACCTCCCCCTATCTCAATGTGACCATAAGGAGCTGAAAACTGCTGAACTACTACAGTCATGACAAGAGGAGCTCCATGACAAtgctctggcagctgcctgctcctCAGGGTCCCTGTCATGCAGTGGGGAGGCAGGATCTGTGCCCACACCAGCTGGAGCCTGCACTATCACAAGCCCTCCagtttaaaagggaaaaatacttTCATGACTGGCCTTTCCTCATTGTTTCTCCTTCTCCCACCACTTCCACGGACTCAGTAAAATTACTAACTCCCTATACCTCTTTCATATATACCAGGCTCATCAAAATCAGCATCTTCCAGACATTTCAGAAGATCTCCCTTCTCCCAACTTGTCTAGCACATTTTTATACCCCACTCTTTTAATCTTTCTCTTGAACACAGGCCCACGACTGTACCACCTCTTCCCTAGATATCAATACAGCAGTGTCCAGCTTCCACACACTCAGAATGACTTTGGCAGTGCCCATCACATCTCTCTTCCCTTCTTTCCTGCTCCAGGTTACAGTCCCCAGCCAAACTCCTGGATGAAAAGCCCATgccttccctcccagctcctcctgaacCGTGGTTTGCTGTGTTCCCGAGTTAATCTCTTCTACCCACCCTGCCCACAACAGGCAGCCACCAGGGTCCCTAACTGGAGCCATGGGCCCCCAAAGAACCCCTGCAGTCAGGCAAGAACAAGAGCACTCTCTGTGCTACAGAGGGGACCCAAGAAGCTCGGGCAGACTCTGActgtccctccccagcaggCCGGGACCATCATTACCTTCAGCAGGGTTCATGGCTGCATCGTGGAGCAACGTTGCTACACACCCGgctgcacctgcaaaacaagAACTGCCACATGTGAGGGGGGGAAAGGTGAGGGACCCTGGgactccagcacagccccaagtccctggccaaggcacaggaggagGCCCATGAAAAAGGTGAGATCTGAAGGCAGCCTCCATGTCCCTTCCAAAAGGCACGCTGGTCCTCAGGGGTTCCCACCCAGAGTGAGATAGAGAGGGGGAAGATTGTGACAGGCTTCCATATCTCATGGGCTGACCGGGACTCATTTGTGCCCACTCTTTGGGGGACAGGGCAATGCCCCAGCTGGCAGGGAGGCTCATGGtgagtgtccccatgtcccgcTGGCACTCTGCTGCACGCCTGCCAGGGGCGGAAcgtgccctgctctcccctcagcCCCATGCTCCCCCTACTGTGGCGGGTCCTGGAGAAGGGTAATGGGCACCATGGCGAGACGGGCTCCGAAACCACATGGCACTCCTGGGGCGAGCTCTGGCACTGCCGACCCACGGGGCCACGGCCAGTCCCAGCTTGTCTGCAGGCAGCTCCCGTCCACCGGCATCCTCCCGAGCCAGGGCCACCGACCTGCTTCAGGCCagacctggcagcagctctggcaggcgCGGCGCGGAGCGTCCCCGTGCCCGGCACCGTGCGGCTGGCTCATGGCtggagagagcacagggctTTAGGACATCCGCGGCACCCCGAACCCGCGGCGGGACCTCCGTACCGCCACACGGGCCGCTCCCACCCCGCTCCCCCCCGGGCCTGGCGGGGCCGGTACCGTTGGCCACATGGCTATTGCCCCCCGCGTGGATAACGTCGCTCAGCGTCTTTTTTAACTTTTCGTAGCAGGCGAAGTAGAGGGCGTGCGCCGGCCCGGCGCCGGTGGCCGTGATGTTCAGGCCGCGCATGGGCCGCCAGACGCCCTCGGTGCGGGCGATGCGCCACAGGGCCTCCAGCACGTTCCGGTAGCGAGCGGCGGGCTCCGGCTGCAGGCTCTGCATCCGCGTCTGCAAAACAGGGCGGGCCCGGCCGTGCGGCTCGTCAGACCGTGCCCGGGGCTCCCGGTGGGACGCGCCggccccccctccctccccgcgCCCGCGCGCCGCCGGCACCTTGACGCAGTCGATGGGGTACATCACGCAGTGCTCCATGACGCCGGCCACGGCGCCCGCCAGCATGTGCGTGGACACGGCGGCGCCCTGCGGCAGCGCCTCGTAGtcgggggcgggcggggagcgcGGCTCGGGGCCCCCCGGGCCGGGACCGGGACCCGGCGCCACCTCCGTCTccgcgccgccccgccgcgcccggcccgcgccgccgccgcccatcagcagcagcaggacgcGGCCCGACTCCGCGCCGCCCCGCGCGCCGGGGCCCGCGCCCGCCCCCGCTCCCGCCCCCAGCTCCatcgcgccgccgccgccgccgccgccgccccggcccgcgcccgccgcgccccgcgccgccccgcccctccctgATGCCCATTGGCCGCCGCCGGCCGGCGCCCGCCCCTGGAGCGCGCCCATTGGCTAGGCGGGCCGCGCACCGCCCACGCACACTGCGCTAATTGGCCACCGGCGCCGCGGCTCGGGCGCCGCCACTGGCCGGCCGCTTTCTCTGGCGCGTTCGGGCGCGCTGCCCATTGGCCGCCGAGACTGCTCGCCCTGCCGGCCCTCACAGCCCATTGGCTGTCTCAACTTCGCGCCCCGCCCTACCGCGCAGTACATTGGCCGGCGCGCCCGCGACCTTTGGCCCTCTCGCCCCGCCTCTCCGGGGGACTGAAGAGCCGCCATTGGCGGGCGAGTCCGCCACTCCGGACGTCGGAGCGCGCTGTGTATTTGGGCGCCCGCGATTGGCTGGCAGCCTGCGCGCGCCGCCTCCCGGCGAAGGTCGGACGCGGGAGCAAGGGCGAAGCCGGGCACCGCCTCCGCCCGCGCGAGTGGGGGCGCGTTCCGCCCACTACGATTGGCCGTCGGGCAGCATGGGCGTGGCTCCAGCAGGGCGGGCAGAGCCGATTGGCCGCCGTggcgcggggggcggggctCCGccggcggggcgcggcggcggcggcggccggtgACGTGTCCGCCGGTGCCGGCGGCGGTGCCCGCAGCGGCGATGCGCTGGCGGGCGGCAGCGGGCGCACATGGCCAGGTGAGTGCGGCCGCGCCGGGGgttcggggccggggccggcgcggTGCCGGTGCTCAACAGTGGTCTCTGCCCTCAGGGTCGGCGTTTTCTGCCTGTCGTGGCGCTCGGTGGGACCGTGCCCGGGGCCGCGGCAGCGGccggctgtgctggggctcGCTCTCCttttggggctgctgctgctgctggcggcCGCCGTGCCCCGCCGCTGGGCCGCGCCGCCCCGCGCCTCCCGGCGGGACGAGAGGTGAGCGGGGACCGGGCTGCCGGGAGCGGGGTCACGGCCGCCGCCGGTGCTAAGCCGCCGGTGCTGAGCAGCCGTGCCGCCGTGCCGCAGGTACCTGGCGCGGGCGGAGGAGCTGACGGCCACGGACACCGAGGACTCGTCCCTTAATTACGGGGTGGTAGTGGACTGCGGGAGCAGCGGGTCCCGCGTTTTCGTCTACTTCTGGCCTCCGCACAACGGGAACCCCCACGACCTGCTGGACATCCGGCAGATGAGGGACCGCAGCAGCCGCCCCGTCGTCAAGAAAATTAAACCCGGTGCGTGCTGCCCCTCTccggccccgagccccccggcACAGACGGGGCGGGCTGGCTCACGGTGCCTTCCCCGCCAGGCATCTCGGTGACCGCGGCAGCCCCCGAGCAGGCCACGCCGTACCTGCGGCCCCTGCTGCGGTTCGCGGCCGCGCACGTCCCGCCGCGGAAGCACAAGGAGACGCCGCTGTACATCCTGTGCACGGCCGGCATGCGGCTGCTGCCCGAGCGGTGAGTTCGCCGCCCTTGTCAGGAGAGCCGGGGGTGCCCTGGGATCCCTCAGCCCCGGGAGGAGCAGGACAGCTGCCTGCTCTTGGAGCTTGCGGGAGAATCGACAATCCTCTGGGGCAAGGGATGCAGAAGGAGGGTTTGAGCGTGCTGGGAGGACATGCTTTTGACTGAGGATCTCAAACAAATAGACCTATTTTTCATCTCCAAAAcatgctggctgcagcagcaggacttGTGGGGTTGAACAGGGATGTAGTGCGGTGTGATTCCTGGTGTCTCCACCAGCATCAGCATCTGTCCCTCTCCTGCAACCTTGCAGGCAGCAAGCTGCAATCCTGGAAGACTTGGTGACAAATGTGCCCCTGGAGTTTGATTTCCTCTTCTCCAAATCACACGCAGAAGTGATCTCAGGGAAGCAGGAAGGTAGGAGCAGCCACAAAGCACTGCTTGTTCCTCTTTGGTATGTTGTTGTAATGACCTTTTCTGTCTTGCGCAGGTGTCTACGCGTGGATTGGCATCAACTTTGTCCTGGGACGGTTTGATCACGAGGATGGTGAGTCTGGCTGCTTGTAGAACAGCTGGGAGGGTCTAAGCAGAGCGTACTGGAGTTTGTACCAGTGCTGTAGCTAAGATCAACCTCTGGAGTAGGCAGCATGCCCGACTCCTGTCGTAAGTGTGAAActttcctggagctgggagctgatcCTTGCAGGTGGCCCTTGGGATCTGCCTGCAGGGGGGGAGGAGCCCTatgaggcagctgtggggtgATGATGGAAGGGAGAAGATGCTGCCCCAGGCCCTGCCTCTTGCTGACATGCTGCTGTGGGTTGCAGAGGAGGATGCAGTGGTCACCGTAGAACTTGGGGACCAGGGGAAGCCCCTGGTTCGGAAACGAACAGTTGGGATCCTCGACATGGGAGGAGCCTCGCTGCAGATTGCCTACGAGGTGCCCGACTCCGGAGCCATCTCCTCCCCACAGCAGGTGCGTGTCCGGTCCccgagagcagctcctgccttccctggaCTGCTGCTGATCATGGACCTATCTGTGTCAGCAGGACGAGGCTGCTAAGAGCTTGCTGGCAGAATTCAACCTGGGCTGTGACGTGCAGCACACTGGCCACATGTACCGTGTCTACGTCAACACTTTCCTGGGCTTCGGGGGCAATTTTGCCCGGCAGCGCTATGAGGAGCACATGCTGAACCAAACCTATGTGCACAACCGGTATTGCTGCCTCACCTAGTGGTGCCCCCACTAGAGCCTTGAGAAACAGGGTGCTGGTTCCTCCATGCTGTGCTCTCCCCCTTGGATTTGCCTCATGAGCTGCCTGTGGTGATAACAGCTCCCAC
This region includes:
- the SLC25A28 gene encoding mitoferrin-2, which translates into the protein MELGAGAGAGAGPGARGGAESGRVLLLLMGGGGAGRARRGGAETEVAPGPGPGPGGPEPRSPPAPDYEALPQGAAVSTHMLAGAVAGVMEHCVMYPIDCVKTRMQSLQPEPAARYRNVLEALWRIARTEGVWRPMRGLNITATGAGPAHALYFACYEKLKKTLSDVIHAGGNSHVANGAAGCVATLLHDAAMNPAEVVKQRMQMYNSPYQHVMDCVRAVWRNEGAGAFYRSYTTQLTMNIPFQAIHFMTYEFLQEQLNPHRQYNPGSHVVSGACAGAVAAAATTPLDVCKTLLNTQESLALSSNISGHITGMANAFRTVYQVGGVPAYFRGVQARVIFQMPSTAIAWSVYEFFKYILTKRQEERRAGK
- the ENTPD7 gene encoding ectonucleoside triphosphate diphosphohydrolase 7, with the protein product MARVGVFCLSWRSVGPCPGPRQRPAVLGLALLLGLLLLLAAAVPRRWAAPPRASRRDERYLARAEELTATDTEDSSLNYGVVVDCGSSGSRVFVYFWPPHNGNPHDLLDIRQMRDRSSRPVVKKIKPGISVTAAAPEQATPYLRPLLRFAAAHVPPRKHKETPLYILCTAGMRLLPERQQAAILEDLVTNVPLEFDFLFSKSHAEVISGKQEGVYAWIGINFVLGRFDHEDEEDAVVTVELGDQGKPLVRKRTVGILDMGGASLQIAYEVPDSGAISSPQQDEAAKSLLAEFNLGCDVQHTGHMYRVYVNTFLGFGGNFARQRYEEHMLNQTYVHNRLHNQQTGLSPKMPFLDPCLPVGLEDTVVRGGQTLYIRGRGDWQACAKLLQPLLAGSNGSHVSLVETYKAPIDFSNSEFYGFSEFFYCTEDVLRLGGQYSALTFTSAAQEYCSQRWEVLTQRFRGGLYSAHADQHRLKYQCFKSAWMYKVLHDGFQFPVDYPSLRTAQLVYDREVQWTLGAILYKTRFLPLRDLRQESIRQAHPSWLRLSFVYNHYLFFACILVVALAIVLYLLRLRRIHRRQLRSAQHTLLWLDKVVVPLGQGSVP